GATATACATCATTCTGAGGCAGTAAAGAGCTTTGAGCTATCAACCAATGTTGTAGGAGAGATAAAAGAGAATATATATGAATCACTAGATAATATTAGTTAGGTTACATGCAAATTTTTAACTGATTTTAACCCGCTAGAAAAAAGTTAGCGCAAGTTAAGGCTTTATTAAAAGATATAAAATCTGTAGGAAAGTTATTGTTGTCTTTACGCAGATGAGAGCGGTTTTGTTAGTAGTACACCTAGAACTCACGGATATGCAGCAAAAAGCATGAGATGTTATGGCATTTTAGCATCCATCAAAAAAACTAATGTTATAGGAGCATTAGTAGATAAATTGCTGCTAACCATATCAATTTTTGACTGCAATGTTAATACTGCTATTTTTAACTGTTGGATAGAACAGGATTTAATTCCTAAATTACATAATAATTCTGTAGTTGTGATGGACAATGCAACTTTTCATAAAAGTTTGCATTTAAAAACTATGATAGAAAAGGATATACATATATGGTTTAACTATAGGAATAATATTTGATTGATTTTATTAGGTAGTTGCGTTACTATTCAATGATTAGTTGAATTTCAATAAACTAATTGCTTTAATCACTGAATGAAAAAAGGTATGTATGTTTAAACGATTAAGAAATGCATTACAGCTTAAGCCAGCAACGTTTCGACCAGCTAGTAGTCCGGCTGTGGCTGAAGCTCATGAAAGTACCGAGGCAAGAGAGAATCAGAAAGTTCAGCAGCAAAATGAGAATAGCTTTGGAGTAGCTGCTAGTAGTGGACCCAAGCCTGAAAAACACGTTTCGTTTAGCGATAATGTTAAAGTGAAGGTAAGAACACCTAGTCCTATTAGTTCTACTAGTCCTTCATGTAATCCAGAAAGCAGCTTTATTTTTCCAGAAACACCTACTGAACAATCGCCTTCAATTCCTTCATCGAGCATATTAGCTAGATATTATGCTTCTTCTGAAAGTACGGCTACTTCACCAGAAACTCAGCATAATCCTAAATCTGGTATATTCAAGGGCAAAACTTTGGAGCAACGGATGAAAATGCTATGTGAGGCTAATCTTGTGTCTCAAGGTATTTTACCTAAACCTGATAGTACAGACGATCAAGCAGAAAATTCAGATCAATGCAGCGGCGAAGAGCTTTCAGTTGATGTGGCTGGTGCATGCGGCGGTTATGATCATGATGGGTGATACTAATTAAATTAATGTAGCCTATAAAAGGAGAAATTATTTAACTTCTCCTTTATATAAATTATATAGGTATGTAACTAACTCATGATATACTAAATTTTTAAAGCTACCTTTAATATCTTCTGTTAATGACAAAAATTTTGTTGTTAAGTCACGATCTGTTGTAATTGCTGATATGAGTGCTACATAAGCATGTTGGTTTGATGTAGAGATGAAAACATTTGAAACTTGGTGTTTTTTTAAAGTTAGCAATTGCTCAACAAATTCTTTAGGAAGTTCTATAGTATTGTTATTTAATCTGGTTACTATTACATTTGGCTTTACAGTTAGTTTATATTTCTTAGCATCAGCAATAAAATTATCAGCATTAGTCGTTTGCTGAAACTTATTCAAAAGTTCGATGTTGCGTTCTCTGATAGTATTTTTTTTCCATTCTTCTTGTACTTGATTAAGTACATTATCAAATTTTTCAACAGCACTAGGAATGATTTTTTGAATACTGACTATAATCAGCATCTTTGATGAAACATCAAGCGGATATGATGTTTCATGCTCTTCTAATGCAAAAATAGCATCAGCAACATTACTCAAAATTTTATTATTAGCTAATTTTTGCTTAGTTACATTATTTAATGTTAGTAGCTTTACATTTAGCATTTTAGCTATTTCTGACGAATTACTGCCTGACGCTACTTCATCTTCCAATAGTGTTATAGTATCATTAAATAATTTATCAACCTGATGATTAACATATTTTTCTCTAACCTCAGCAATATTTTTGGTAAAGCTATTTTTTTCTGAAAATTGATCACTATGAGTGCGATAGAATTCTTCTAGTGATTTGTTGTCGACAATAACTTTGTTTTTAAAATAATTGTTGTCAAGTACTATATAGCTAATATGACGCTGCTCTGGTTTTTCAAACTTAGATTGGTTATTATTGTAAAATTCTTGTAATTGTTCGCTTGATGGAGAATCAAGAGTTGGTTGTAGCTGTTCATTTTGCAAATCAATACTTACTAGCTGAATATTTCGTGTTTCAGCAGATAAATTAATAATATTTTTGGTTAGTATACTTGGAACATAGTTATTATTAATAAACTGACGTAATAATATTTCTGATAATTGCTGTTTTGCAGCTTGATCAAAATATTGTGGTTCACTGATATGTAAATTTTTGAGTATGTTTCTAAAAATATTGATGTCAAAATTCTGGTTATTATTAAAAGCTTTTGAATTTTGAATAAATTTAAAAACTGCTGCTGTACTTAAAGTTAAATTATATTCATGCGCTAATTGTTCTAATACGTGAGTACTTATTAAATTGTTTAATACTAGTTCTCTTATGTTATTTTGTGTAAGAAGATTTTGATCAGAATTTTGTGGTATTTGATGCATTGCTAGTTTTAGTGCTTGCATAAACTCGCTTTTAGTAATATTTTTAGCCTTAGAAAAAGTTACAATGTCAGATCTATTATCATTTGAATGAAACATTGTACCTATGCTCCAGAAAACAGAGGCTAATATTAAAATTAATATTAAGATTTTAAACGCAATGCTATGTGAGGCTGTTCTTAATTTATTTAACACTGTAACTTGTATAATATTATGTATATACCAATACAATATTTAAGTATTATAAATCTGCAAGTAATTTTTTATCTTAAAGTATGGAATCAATTGTAGTTTCTAATTGGAAAATGCACTTTAGTTTTTCTGAAGCTTGCAATTACCTAAATTTAATAACTAGCTTAAATAGCAATTTAAATATTGCTAGGATGATATTTGCTGTACCAAATTTATATTTATCTGGGCTTAAATTAAAATTTAATGACACATATCATTTTTCAGCTCAAGATGTAAGCATGATTACAGAAAGTAGTGGCCCATATACTGGTGAAATAAGTGCTAGTATGTTGAAAAACTTAAATGTGAACTATGCTATAGTAGGGCACTCAGAACGAAGGCTATTATTTTATGAGGATGCCAATACAATAGCATTAAAAGTAAGAAATTGTATCAATAATGCAATAATCCCAATTGTATGTATAGGAGAACCAATTGAAGCGCGAAAAAATAAAACATATCTTCAATATATAGCTCAACAGTTAAGTAGTATATCTTTTAGTTTTACTAAGAACATTATTATTGCTTATGAGCCAGTATGGTCAATTGGCAGTGGTATGATTCCTACCATTGATGATATTTATGAGGTAGTAACTATGATTAGAGAAATACAAAATAGGCATATACCTCATAATATTGAAAATAGTGTTAAAATAGTATATGGTGGTTCTGTTTCAGCTAATAATATTAACCAAATTCTAACAGCTGGCGTTGATGGAGTATTAATTGGTAAGGCATCTTTAAAATTAGAAAATTTAACTACAATAATAAAAACAGTTCAAGGTTTAGATTAAATAAAATGATGAATATACTACTTTTTATACATATTGTAATATCAGTATTATTAGTTACAGCAATATTACTTCACAAAACTGGAGCAGATAGTTTAAGTGGACTATCTGGTAGAAATGAAGGAATAGGGATTGTAACATCAAAAGCTGCTACCAGTTTTTTAACGCGAATAATTGTAATATTAGCTACATGTTTTTTTATTAATGCCATTATACTTGCTAATTTGTCATCTAAAAAAAATACAAGCATTACTGATAAATTGCAATTACAAGACAGTAATACTGTATCACTTGCTAAATAAAATTATGCTTAAGTGAAATATTAGATCCTCTGCAAAACTAAGAAGGAAGATGTAAAGGTTTTGCAAGAAGAACTGCTACAATTTTTTGCTTAATAGAGAACTTTTTCTTTTTTATTAGAAGGCTGAAAAATTTTTAGGACCAGAGTTCAATATTATGAATTATGTCATGTGGAGATATAGAAATATAATTCAAGCTTAAGAAAATGAATGAAATGAACACTAATTTCACTAAAATTTGAAAAAGTAGTTATGCTTTGTTCTTTTGTTCTTATGTCTTAACTTTTTGATTTGTATAAACAGTATCCCTACTTTATTTTATGTAAATTCTTATATCAAACTTTGCTATTAAAACCATACATTGTAGTACATTCTTGACAGTAACATATTTTACTAATATACTCTACCACTACTGAGTTGTAAGTTTTGAAGATTCTTAAGAAAGTAATTTAATGTTGTGTTATGCACCTATAGCTTAACTGAATAGAGCACATGACTACGGATCATGAGGTTAGGGGTTTGAGTCCTCTTAGGTGCGCCATTTTTCTATGCGATATACTAATTATTTATGGCACTTTGGACAAAAATATTATATTTTATGTCTCAATTGCTAAAAAATAAGAATTTTATAAAAATTATAATTCTTTTCATGAATTTTTTGCACAGCTCTTGATTGTAAGAACTGTGCTTCATTCCTTAAATCTTATTGTATACTATATTATTTAGTTATTTGTTAATTTCTCTTTAATAAGAGCTTTAGTATTATCAATACCAAATAGTTTTATGAAAGAACCTAGCCTTGGCCCATCTAATTGCCCAAGTAAAATTTGATACAGTTCTTGAAAATAAGACCTTAGATTACCATCATATCCATTATTTATGCCAATTTTATAGATTGCAGATTGAATCGTTTCCGCATCTGCTTCATATAAATCAGTTAATGTGAGATCAATTTGCTCTAAGATTGTACGTTGCTGTATTGATGGTATCAGATATTTTTTTTGTACCTTCACGTAATCATTATAATACCTAATAGCGAACTCTATTAACTGATCAAGATATGGACAGCTGATTGCAGATGCATCTGGTGCGTATTTGTTAATAAATCCCCATAATACGGATTTATTTTCTGGATTGCATACTGAAGCTAGATTAAGTAATAGACTGAAATTTAAATTATAGGTATCAATATTTGGAACCTTGCCTAAGTGAATATGATATACTGGATTAGCTAACCTAGCTACTTGATCATCTGTTTGATGGTATTTTTTTATAAACGCTAAGTAATCATCAACATTTTTGGGAATAACATTAAAATGCAACCTTTTTGCTTTAGTAGGTGATTGGTAAATAAATAACAACATGCTTTCCATAGGAGCATAAGTTAACCATTGTTCAACAGTGATACTATTTCCTTTAGACTTAGATATTTTATCTCCTGTGTCATCAAGAAAAAATTCATAGAAAAATTGTATAGGAGGAATTCCATCAAGCGCTTGACATATTTTTGAATATATATGTTGATTTATCATATGGTCTTTGCCATATATTTCATAATCTACTTCTAATGCTGCCCACCTCATTGCAAAATCTGGTTTCCATTGTAGCTTACACCTGCCTTTAGTAACTTCTGTTTCAAAAATTTTGCCTGTATTATGATTCTGAAAAGTTATTGTACCTGCATCTTTATTAACTTTAATTGCTGGAATTTGTAATATTTTACCTGTTTCTGGACAAACTGGTAAAAATGGACAATAAGTTGCTTGTCGCTCCTCACGTAATGTTGGCAACATAATTTCCATGATTTTTTCATAGTTTGCTAAAACTTTTAATAACATTTTATCAAACATTCCAGAATTATAGCATTTTGTAGCACTGTAAAATTCATATGTAAAATTAAACGTATTTAAAAATTGTATTAGCTTGCCGTTCATGTAGTCACCATAACTTTTTGCCTCATTAAACGGATCTGGAATTGATGTTAAAGGCTTATCAAGATGCTTCTTAAGCATATCTTGATTAGGGAGATTAGTTGGTACTTTCCTTAAACCATCCATATCATCGGAAAAGCATATCAGCTTAGTAGGTATATTGGATAGTTGCTTAAATGCTTCAATTACCATTACTGTTCTTGCAACTTCGCTAAAGGTGCCAATATGAGGTAATCCAGAAGGTCCATAACCTGTCTCAAATAAAACATATCCCTTAGATGGAACCTTATAGTTTAGTTTATTCAGGATTTTTTGTGCTTCAATAAATGGCCATGCTTTTGATTGCATTGCATGATTCAAAAATTCTAACATTTAGTCTTATTTCAATAATTAATTATTAGAGCTAAAAAAACATTATATAGTAGTTTTTACTTAAAAAATACTGTAAACCTTATTATAATAACTGTAAATTTGAAAAAAATTACTTACATAAACTATGATTGAATTGAAATGATTGATACAATATTAAAAGGATTAATACTGAATAGTTATCGAAGGTTCTTTATTGTATTAGCTATTGTTCCTGTTGTGAGTTTGTCTTTTGCTTACTATGTAGAATATATACTTGAAGTAGCTCCTTGTACTTTATGCACTTACCAAAGGTGGCCATATTATATGTTGTTTTTTTTAAGTATATTAGGTATATCCTTCTCAAGGTTGAGTAATATTCTACATAAGGTTATAATATTGAATTTTGTAATATCTGCTCTTATATCAGGTTATCACTATGGAATAGAAAAAGAGATCTTTAGTGAACCTAAAACTTGTAAAGTTAATACAATAATGTCAGAAAATTTGTCAGTTAAAGAAAGAATTAAATTACTTGAAACTATACCTGTAGTTAAAAGTTGTAAAGCTGTTCCATTTAAAATAATGAACATGTCTATGGCAGTAATGAACTTTCTATGGAGTATATTATTACTGTTATTTTGTTGCATAGTTAATTTATATTATTGTAAATATGCCAAGGCCAATATTTGTTCAAGATCGTCATGCTAAAATAACAGAAATGATTCGAGTAAACTACGCTGGTGAGTATGGAGCATGCAGAATTTATAAAGGACAAATAAATTTTATAAATAATAAAACATGTAAAGCGCAAATTATATCTATGCTAGAACATGAAGAGGAGCATTGTGCTTTTTTTGCCAAGCAAATACAAAATCGTAAAATTCGTCCAACATGCTTTATGCCATTATGGCATGTATTTGGGTATATATCAGGTGCTATTACAGCTATTACTGGTCCTAAATTTGCAATGCTTTATACTGAAGCAGTTGAGAATGCTATTGATCAACATTACCAAGATCAGATTAGGCAACTAGAATTAATATTTGCAGAACGTGAAAAAAAATTAACAATCGCGATTAAAAGATTTCATCAAGAAGAAATCGAACATAAGATAATTGCAAAAACTTACTATAATGAGTTGAGTAAAATTGGTATAGTTTTTAAGAATTTAGTAGAATCTATTTGTAACGTTGCTATATGCTTAAGTAAAAAATAACTCTAGTTTAGATAAATAAAATAAAAAAATTTAACTTAGTTAGTTGAAAGTGCATTTATAAAAGGAGTATGTAATTATGCCTATACAAGATTTTTCAAAAATAATACATAAGGAAGGATATATATTTATAGTAATATCAGCAGCTGTAACTTTCTTACTAGCTTCATTTAGTGCCGCGCTTGGCTGGATGGGAGCTCTTGCAACAATTTTTTGCGTTTATTTCTTTCGTAATCCTAATCGTGTAGTTCCTAAAGATTCAGGATTGGTAATTAGTCCTGCAGATGGTAGAATACAATCTATTCTTCATGCTATGCCACCACCTGAATTAGGTTTACTAGAAGAGGAAATGTTAAAAATTAGTATATTTTTAGGCGTACTTGATGTTCATGTGAATAGAATACCAGCTGATGGAAAAATTGTATCATTAAATTATAACCCTGGTAAATTTATAAATGCTTCTTTTGATAAAGCAAGTATTCATAATGAACGTCAATCGGTAGTAATGGAGACTACTGATAAGCAAACAATAGTTTTTGTACAAATAGCTGGATTCATTGCTAGAAGAATAGTTTGTGATTTAGAAGAAGGAAATGAGGTTAGTGCTGGTGATCGTTTTGGTATAATCAGATTTGGGAGTAGGGTGGATATTTATTTACCTAAAAAAACTGTGCCATTAGTAGCTGTAGGCCAAAGCTGTATAGGAGGAGAAACAATACTTGCTGATTTTAAATCAAAAAGAATTGCACCTTCAAAGTATGACACTAAATAATACATTACGCAGATAAAAAATTTAAATATCGAATAATGTATTAGAAATTCTATGGGAAAATATCAGCTTTTTAAAAAGCCTAAATTAAGCTATCCAATGCCTTTTATTAAGTTGTTTCCTAGTATAATTACATTATTAGGGTTATCTATAGGTGTAAGTTCTATAAGATATGCGCTTGATAGTAAATGGGAGATAGCTGTAGTTTGTATATTAATTGCTGTAGTAGTTGATGGCATTGATGGTAGAATAGCTAGACTACTTAATGCTACTTCTACTTTTGGAGCAGAGTTAGACTCACTTTGTGATTTTGTTAATTTTGGATTATCAGCAGCATTAGTTACATATTTATGGCTAGCTCCTACTCAACAGCAAAAATTAGTGTCTTGGATATCTGTATTAGTATTTGTCATTTGTATAGCTATTAGATTAGCAAGATTTAATATTGGTATACTAAATAATGAACCTAGTAATAAGAAAAAATATTTTTTTGTTGGAGTGCCTGCTCCTGTAGGTGCGTTGTTATGTTTAATGCCTGTTATGCTAGATTTTGATATTCTTCCAATCTGGAACTTGCAAATTAAAAATTATAAACTTT
This genomic interval from Orientia tsutsugamushi contains the following:
- a CDS encoding SurA N-terminal domain-containing protein encodes the protein MLNKLRTASHSIAFKILILILILASVFWSIGTMFHSNDNRSDIVTFSKAKNITKSEFMQALKLAMHQIPQNSDQNLLTQNNIRELVLNNLISTHVLEQLAHEYNLTLSTAAVFKFIQNSKAFNNNQNFDINIFRNILKNLHISEPQYFDQAAKQQLSEILLRQFINNNYVPSILTKNIINLSAETRNIQLVSIDLQNEQLQPTLDSPSSEQLQEFYNNNQSKFEKPEQRHISYIVLDNNYFKNKVIVDNKSLEEFYRTHSDQFSEKNSFTKNIAEVREKYVNHQVDKLFNDTITLLEDEVASGSNSSEIAKMLNVKLLTLNNVTKQKLANNKILSNVADAIFALEEHETSYPLDVSSKMLIIVSIQKIIPSAVEKFDNVLNQVQEEWKKNTIRERNIELLNKFQQTTNADNFIADAKKYKLTVKPNVIVTRLNNNTIELPKEFVEQLLTLKKHQVSNVFISTSNQHAYVALISAITTDRDLTTKFLSLTEDIKGSFKNLVYHELVTYLYNLYKGEVK
- the tpiA gene encoding triose-phosphate isomerase; the protein is MESIVVSNWKMHFSFSEACNYLNLITSLNSNLNIARMIFAVPNLYLSGLKLKFNDTYHFSAQDVSMITESSGPYTGEISASMLKNLNVNYAIVGHSERRLLFYEDANTIALKVRNCINNAIIPIVCIGEPIEARKNKTYLQYIAQQLSSISFSFTKNIIIAYEPVWSIGSGMIPTIDDIYEVVTMIREIQNRHIPHNIENSVKIVYGGSVSANNINQILTAGVDGVLIGKASLKLENLTTIIKTVQGLD
- the secG gene encoding preprotein translocase subunit SecG; translation: MNILLFIHIVISVLLVTAILLHKTGADSLSGLSGRNEGIGIVTSKAATSFLTRIIVILATCFFINAIILANLSSKKNTSITDKLQLQDSNTVSLAK
- a CDS encoding lysine--tRNA ligase, encoding MLEFLNHAMQSKAWPFIEAQKILNKLNYKVPSKGYVLFETGYGPSGLPHIGTFSEVARTVMVIEAFKQLSNIPTKLICFSDDMDGLRKVPTNLPNQDMLKKHLDKPLTSIPDPFNEAKSYGDYMNGKLIQFLNTFNFTYEFYSATKCYNSGMFDKMLLKVLANYEKIMEIMLPTLREERQATYCPFLPVCPETGKILQIPAIKVNKDAGTITFQNHNTGKIFETEVTKGRCKLQWKPDFAMRWAALEVDYEIYGKDHMINQHIYSKICQALDGIPPIQFFYEFFLDDTGDKISKSKGNSITVEQWLTYAPMESMLLFIYQSPTKAKRLHFNVIPKNVDDYLAFIKKYHQTDDQVARLANPVYHIHLGKVPNIDTYNLNFSLLLNLASVCNPENKSVLWGFINKYAPDASAISCPYLDQLIEFAIRYYNDYVKVQKKYLIPSIQQRTILEQIDLTLTDLYEADAETIQSAIYKIGINNGYDGNLRSYFQELYQILLGQLDGPRLGSFIKLFGIDNTKALIKEKLTNN
- a CDS encoding disulfide bond formation protein B — its product is MIDTILKGLILNSYRRFFIVLAIVPVVSLSFAYYVEYILEVAPCTLCTYQRWPYYMLFFLSILGISFSRLSNILHKVIILNFVISALISGYHYGIEKEIFSEPKTCKVNTIMSENLSVKERIKLLETIPVVKSCKAVPFKIMNMSMAVMNFLWSILLLLFCCIVNLYYCKYAKANICSRSSC
- a CDS encoding demethoxyubiquinone hydroxylase family protein; its protein translation is MPRPIFVQDRHAKITEMIRVNYAGEYGACRIYKGQINFINNKTCKAQIISMLEHEEEHCAFFAKQIQNRKIRPTCFMPLWHVFGYISGAITAITGPKFAMLYTEAVENAIDQHYQDQIRQLELIFAEREKKLTIAIKRFHQEEIEHKIIAKTYYNELSKIGIVFKNLVESICNVAICLSKK
- a CDS encoding phosphatidylserine decarboxylase encodes the protein MPIQDFSKIIHKEGYIFIVISAAVTFLLASFSAALGWMGALATIFCVYFFRNPNRVVPKDSGLVISPADGRIQSILHAMPPPELGLLEEEMLKISIFLGVLDVHVNRIPADGKIVSLNYNPGKFINASFDKASIHNERQSVVMETTDKQTIVFVQIAGFIARRIVCDLEEGNEVSAGDRFGIIRFGSRVDIYLPKKTVPLVAVGQSCIGGETILADFKSKRIAPSKYDTK
- a CDS encoding CDP-alcohol phosphatidyltransferase family protein — its product is MGKYQLFKKPKLSYPMPFIKLFPSIITLLGLSIGVSSIRYALDSKWEIAVVCILIAVVVDGIDGRIARLLNATSTFGAELDSLCDFVNFGLSAALVTYLWLAPTQQQKLVSWISVLVFVICIAIRLARFNIGILNNEPSNKKKYFFVGVPAPVGALLCLMPVMLDFDILPIWNLQIKNYKLCINIYLLIVGFLMASRIPTFSIKNIVIRPQYIWICLLLFATIGVTLLIYPWYIIPAFALSYIISIPVSIVIARRIN